The Gammaproteobacteria bacterium DNA segment GACCATCGCCCAACTGCTCAACAACCGCATCCGTGAAACCGATTTTCTGGCACGTTTCGGGGGTGAAGAATTTGTTATGTTACTACCCGGAACCAACGAAGAAGAGACCTTCACCCTGGTTGAACAATTGCGCATCCGTATCCAGGACTGTGGCTTTCACTACAAGGGCCATGATGTCAAGATCACTGTCTCATGTGGCATTAGCAGTTTCCAGGGTGATGACGAACTAGGTGATGTCTTTGAACGCGCTGATACCGCGCTTTATGAGGCCAAGGAAAAAGGCAGAAATCAGTGCATTATTGCGTCGTAGGGTGCGTATTACGCACCAAAAAACCACTGACACACAGGAACGTAGAAGCATGAACACAAAAAACATTACCTTTATTGGCGCAGGTAACATGGCTCGCAGCCTGATCTCGGGGCTGCTCGCCGATGGCTATGATGCAAAAAACATTTATGCATCAGATCCCGATGTCGCTCAACTGAACAACCTGCAAGTTCATCACGCCATTAATATCAACCCGGATAATAATGAAGCCATTAGTAATAGCGATATTATTGTACTGGCCGTCAAACCCCAGATGCTACGCAGCGTTTGCCAGCAGATTGCAGCCAGCACGCAGCAACGCTGTCCACTGGTCATCTCGATTGCTGCCGGCATTCGCGCAACAGACATAGAACGCTGGCTGGGTGGCAAGCTACCCATTGTGCGCGTCATGCCCAATACCCCCGCCCTGTTACAATGCGGTGCCAGCGGGCTATATGCCAATGAACGAGTGAGCGATGAACAGAAAGATATTGCTGAATCCATCCTGCGCGCTGTAGGCATCACCCTTTGGGTTGAGCAGGAAGCGTTGATGGACACCGTTACCGCACTTTCAGGCAGTGGCCCCGCCTATTTCTTCCTGCTAATGGAGACCTTACAGGAAAGTGCCACTCAACTGGGACTCGCCCCACAGGCGGCACGCATGTTAACCCTGCAAACCGCCCTGGGTGCTGCCAAAATGGCAATGGAAAGTGAAGATGATGCCGCCACGCTAAGACGGCGTGTAACCTCACCCGGTGGTACCACCGAACGGGCCATCTGCGTGTTGGAAGAAAATGACATACGCCAGCATATCCACCTGGCATTGCAGGCCGCCAAACGTCGATCACACGAACTAGCTGAACAGTTTGGTGCTGAATAATGGGGCATGATTACCTGACCAGCCCTGTTACATTTCTGATCGACACCTTATTCGGCCTTTACACACTAGCTCTTTTATTGCGCTTCATCTTAGGTTGGGTGCGTGCAGATTTTTATAACCCTGTCTGCCAGTTTCTGGTTAAGATCACCAATCCACCCGTTATTTTCACGCGCCGATTCATCCCCTCACTACGCGGCATTGATCTTGCCACCCTGAGTCTGGTTCTGCTCTTGAATGTAGTGAGCCTGCTGCTCATTATGCTGCTAAACAACAGCCCATTAAACATCCTCTCCCTGTTGATTATGGCTATCACCAAAATCCTGCAGCAAGGTTTTAATATTCTGACTTTCTCACTTATCATACAAGCGGTATTAAGCTGGGTATCCCCCGCACAAAGCAGCCCTGTATCCGGGCTGTTAACCGCTATCAATGAACCACTGCTAAAACGTATTCGACGCTTTATTCCACCACTCTCGGGGCTGGATCTGAGTGTGCTATTTGCACTTATTCTGCTACAGTTTGTGAAGATGCTGATCCTGCCACCGCTAATGTTATTGTCGGGTTACTAGCAGCATGACAAACAGCGATACCCCTAACAAAGTTCTACCCAACGATTCCGTCGGCCTGGTACAAGCTAAAAGCACACAATTTGACCGTGAGCTGGCGCTGGACTGCGGGCGTAACCTGCCCAGTTTTCACCTCACTTATGAGACCTACGGCAAGCTCAACCATGACCACTCCAATGCCATCCTGATTTGCCATGCCCTGTCGGGTGATCATCATGCTGCCGGCTACCACAGCATAGAAGATCGCAAACCGGGCTGGTGGGAGAGCGCTATCGGCCCGGGTAAACCCATTGATAGCAATAAGTTCTACATTGTTTGCCCGAACAACCTGGGTAGCTGCAAGGGCTCCAGTGGACCGAACACGATTAACCCCGAGAGCGGCAAGATCTACGGGCCTGATTTCCCCATTATAACGGTCAGTGACTGGGTACGCAGCCAGGCACATCTGGCCAATTATCTCGGCATTGATCAGTGGGCAGCAGTAATTGGAGGCAGCCTGGGCGGTATGCAGGTTTTACAATGGGCCATAGACCAACCCGACCGCCTGCGTCATGCCATTATTATTGCCGCAGCACCCAAGCTATCGACACAGAATATTGCCTTTAACGAGGTCGCACGTCAGGCCATCATGTCTGACCCTGAATTCCATAATGGTCGTTATTATGATCATAATGTCGTACCACGCAGAGGGCTCATGCTGGCACGAATGCTCGGCCATATCACCTATCTGTCGGATGATGCCATGCGTGCCAAATTTGGCCGCGAACTACGCGAAGGCAAACTCAACTTTGGCTTTGATGTTGATTTTCAGATCGAGAGTTACCTGCGCTATCAGGGGAAATCCTTTGTCGACCGCTTTGATGCCAATACCTATCTGCTTATGACCAAGGCACTTGATTATTATGACCCGGCCAGTGAGCATAATAATGATCTGGCACAGGCAATGCGCAGCGCAAAGGCAAAATTTCTAGTCATCTCTTTCACCAGTGACTGGCGCTTCTCTCCTGCCCGTTCAGAAGAAATCGTACATGCGCTGCTGGATGAAAAAAAGGATGTCACCTATGCCGAAGTCGAGGCAAATCATGGGCATGACGCATTCCTTATGCCGATCCCGACCTATACCGAGATACTCACTGCCTATATGCAGCGCGTTGCTAACGAGGTGAAGGCATGAATCTGCGTACCGACCTACAAATCATCAGTGACTGGATTAAACCCTCTACCAGCGTACTGGATCTCGGTTGTGGTAAGGGGGAACTGCTGTATTATCTACAACAGCAACACCAGGTCACCGGCTATGGGCTGGAAATTGCGGAGGAAAATATCACCTCTTGCATTCAATCCGGCGTTAATGTGATTCAGCTTGACCTGGATGGTGGTCTAGCCGATTTCAAAGATAACTCCTTCGATTACGTTGTCATGGCACATACCCTGCAGGCGGTTCGTCATCCAGAACAGTTATTACAAGAAATGTTACGCATCGGCAAGGAAGGGATTGTGACCTTTCCTAACTTCGGCCACTGGAGAGGGCGTTTACACCTGTTTCTTCATGGCAGCATGCCTGTCACGCGAGCGCTACCAAATAGCTGGTATAACACCCCGAACATCCATCTTTGCACCATTCGTGATTTTGAAAAGCTATGCCACGAGCAAGGCATTCATATCCTGCAACGCAGTGTAGTCAATCACGCACACCGTCACAGCCTCGGTGCCAGAATATTACCCAACCTGCTTGGTGAGATTGCCATTTACCACTTTTGTAAAAAATAATAGTCGTTTTCTCACGATGTGTTATATTCAATATCAAGCACACTAAAAGGAGATATAATCATGCACCATAAAAACCTGTCCACTATCTTGCTTAGCCTCATCTTCAGTCTGTTTTTTAGCCTATCCGCCCAGGCTGAAAACTCCCAGGACTTCGGTCAATACGTGGTTCATTTTAATGCCTTAAACACCTCAAGCCTGCCACCGCAGGTGACACGTCAATACAACATCAAACGCAGCAAGAATCGCGGCATGTTAAATCTGGTGGTACTGAAAAAAGTTCTCGGCACTACGGGCACACCCGTTGCCGCCAAAATTGTAGCCAGCGCCAGTAACCTCACCGGCCAACAACGTTCACTGGAATTAAGAAAGATCAACGAACCCAATGCACTGTACTACATTGCCGAGTTCGGCATCTCCAATGAAGAGACCTTCAAATTCAGGTTCCTGATTACCCCGGAGGGTGAGACCCAGCCCCTGGATGTGCGTTATAGCCATCAGTTTTATACTGATTAGTAATTAGAAGCAATCGTGGTACGTTCTACCATGGGGTCAGAGCCAAAAAACGGCTCTGACCCCAGCCTGAGTGAAACAATGGCTTTGACCCCGGCCTGAGTATGACAAACAATTCATCTCCCTTACTGCACTCCAAGATGTTCTGGGTCGGCATTCTCTACTTCGCTGAAGGCTTTCCGCTCGGCATCTTCTACGATATATTCCCGGTTCACTTCCGCCAACAAGGGGTCGCTCTGTGGGAGATCGGCTTTATGAGCCTGCTGGGGCTGGCATGGAGTCTGAAATTCCTGTGGGCACCGGCTATTGACCACTATCGTCACCATCGGCGTTGGATGTTTGCGGTTGATATCAGCATGGCGGCAGTATTATGTGTCTTTGCCCTGTACGCTGATTTTGGCCCCTGGGTCTGGTTTGCTATCGGGCTGTTTACCCTCGCCTCGGCAACCAATGATATTGCGATTGATGGCTACACCATTGAAATGCTAAGTCGACACGAATTCGGGATCGCCAATGGTCTACGTATCGCCTTTTATCGTGCGGGAATGCTGGCGGCGGGCTTTGCCCTGATACTCAGTGATTATGCCGGATGGATCAGCACCTACCTCAGTGCAGCGGGACTATTAGTATTACTCGGCATCATCTGCCAGTATGCACCGCCAGAAAAGGCTATTCGTAATAACCACGCGATGCGTCTGACACAGGAAATCAAGAACCTGTTACGTCATCCCATGGCAATGCTGGGCGTGATATCACTTCTGGCAGGTGCCCTGTGGCTTACGGATAGCGCCGTACACTGGTCAAAGAACTACCCTATAGTATGGTGGCTGATTATTGGCTTCGGGGCATCACTGGTCGCTATTAGTAGCCTACGTCACTACCAGAGCATGGGGGGCGCAGACAGCGAGCGAGATCAAACCACGCGTGGCCCGATGTTTGGCACCCTGCTGGATATGTTAAGCCGACCACAGATGGGCTTTATCCTGCTCTTTATCCTGATCTTCAAGCTCGGTGACAGCGCCATGGGCTTTATGATTAAACCATTCTGGGTTGATGCCGGGTTTTCTGCCAGCCAGATTGGGCTGGTCTCAGTTAATCTAGGACTGGTTCTGTCGATTGCTGGCGGCATTACCGGCGGCTGGATTACTGATCGTATCGGCATCTTTCACGGTCTGTGGATACTGGGTCTATTTCAGGCCGTCTCTAACCTCGGTTATGCCTGGGTAGCGTCCATCCTGCCATTACACCCAGAGGCAGGCATTCCCGCCGAACACATGATATTCATCTATTCTGCCAGTGGGCTCGAATCCTTCACTGGTGGGCTGGGTACCGCCGCCTTTCTCGCCTTCCTGATGGCGATTGTGAACAAGTGTCACTCCGCTACCGAGTACGCATTGTTATCCTCCGTGTTTGCCCTGAGCCGCTCTGTATCCGGCTGGGCGGGTGGTTTTGGTGCTGAGATCATGGGCTATGCTGATTATTTCCTACTGACCTTCTTCCTATCCTTTCCTGCCTACCTGTTATTACCCTGGGTTAAAAAGATGCTGGATTACGCCCATGAGCAGAAGGATTGGGGGCAAAGATAATCCGGGGGAATGGTGCGTACCACGCACCATCACCTACCACAACACCAGCACCCACCGTAGCGGGAAATGGTGCGCAGTGCGCACCCTACACAGACGAGGTAGGGTGCGTACCACGCACCATCACCAATCATACTCCACTGTTAACGGGGCATGATCCGAGAAGCGTTCATCCCGATAGACCGAGACAGCCTGAACCTTATCGGCAAGCCCCGGTGTAATCACCTGATAATCAATCCGCCAGCCCACGTTATTCGCCCATGCCTGCCCACGATTTGACCACCAGGTATACTGGTGGGCTTCCTGATTCACCACACGGAAGGCATCGACAAAACCCATCTTTCCAAACACCTGATCCAGCCAGGCGCGTTCCTCGGGTAGACAACCTGAATTTTTCTGGTTTGCCTTCCAGTTCTTGATATCAATTTCCTTGTGCACAATATTCCAGTCGCCACAGATAATATATTCTCGATGTTTACGACGCATCGCCTTCATGGTCTCGGTGAAGCGCTCCATAAAACTGTATTTGATCTGTTGACGTTCTTCTTTGGAAGAGCCCGAGGGGAGATATAAGGAGAT contains these protein-coding regions:
- a CDS encoding YggT family protein codes for the protein MMGHDYLTSPVTFLIDTLFGLYTLALLLRFILGWVRADFYNPVCQFLVKITNPPVIFTRRFIPSLRGIDLATLSLVLLLNVVSLLLIMLLNNSPLNILSLLIMAITKILQQGFNILTFSLIIQAVLSWVSPAQSSPVSGLLTAINEPLLKRIRRFIPPLSGLDLSVLFALILLQFVKMLILPPLMLLSGY
- the xth gene encoding exodeoxyribonuclease III, with translation MKIISINTNGIRAATKKGFFAWMLKEQPDVVCIQETKAQEHQLEADLHYPEGYHAYFFDAQKKGYSGVAIYTRIKPDKVICGLGDGFEDMDAEGRFIQLDFGKLSVISLYLPSGSSKEERQQIKYSFMERFTETMKAMRRKHREYIICGDWNIVHKEIDIKNWKANQKNSGCLPEERAWLDQVFGKMGFVDAFRVVNQEAHQYTWWSNRGQAWANNVGWRIDYQVITPGLADKVQAVSVYRDERFSDHAPLTVEYDW
- a CDS encoding pyrroline-5-carboxylate reductase — translated: MNTKNITFIGAGNMARSLISGLLADGYDAKNIYASDPDVAQLNNLQVHHAININPDNNEAISNSDIIVLAVKPQMLRSVCQQIAASTQQRCPLVISIAAGIRATDIERWLGGKLPIVRVMPNTPALLQCGASGLYANERVSDEQKDIAESILRAVGITLWVEQEALMDTVTALSGSGPAYFFLLMETLQESATQLGLAPQAARMLTLQTALGAAKMAMESEDDAATLRRRVTSPGGTTERAICVLEENDIRQHIHLALQAAKRRSHELAEQFGAE
- a CDS encoding AmpG family muropeptide MFS transporter, whose translation is MTNNSSPLLHSKMFWVGILYFAEGFPLGIFYDIFPVHFRQQGVALWEIGFMSLLGLAWSLKFLWAPAIDHYRHHRRWMFAVDISMAAVLCVFALYADFGPWVWFAIGLFTLASATNDIAIDGYTIEMLSRHEFGIANGLRIAFYRAGMLAAGFALILSDYAGWISTYLSAAGLLVLLGIICQYAPPEKAIRNNHAMRLTQEIKNLLRHPMAMLGVISLLAGALWLTDSAVHWSKNYPIVWWLIIGFGASLVAISSLRHYQSMGGADSERDQTTRGPMFGTLLDMLSRPQMGFILLFILIFKLGDSAMGFMIKPFWVDAGFSASQIGLVSVNLGLVLSIAGGITGGWITDRIGIFHGLWILGLFQAVSNLGYAWVASILPLHPEAGIPAEHMIFIYSASGLESFTGGLGTAAFLAFLMAIVNKCHSATEYALLSSVFALSRSVSGWAGGFGAEIMGYADYFLLTFFLSFPAYLLLPWVKKMLDYAHEQKDWGQR
- the metW gene encoding methionine biosynthesis protein MetW, giving the protein MNLRTDLQIISDWIKPSTSVLDLGCGKGELLYYLQQQHQVTGYGLEIAEENITSCIQSGVNVIQLDLDGGLADFKDNSFDYVVMAHTLQAVRHPEQLLQEMLRIGKEGIVTFPNFGHWRGRLHLFLHGSMPVTRALPNSWYNTPNIHLCTIRDFEKLCHEQGIHILQRSVVNHAHRHSLGARILPNLLGEIAIYHFCKK
- a CDS encoding DUF4426 domain-containing protein, giving the protein MHHKNLSTILLSLIFSLFFSLSAQAENSQDFGQYVVHFNALNTSSLPPQVTRQYNIKRSKNRGMLNLVVLKKVLGTTGTPVAAKIVASASNLTGQQRSLELRKINEPNALYYIAEFGISNEETFKFRFLITPEGETQPLDVRYSHQFYTD
- a CDS encoding homoserine O-acetyltransferase codes for the protein MTNSDTPNKVLPNDSVGLVQAKSTQFDRELALDCGRNLPSFHLTYETYGKLNHDHSNAILICHALSGDHHAAGYHSIEDRKPGWWESAIGPGKPIDSNKFYIVCPNNLGSCKGSSGPNTINPESGKIYGPDFPIITVSDWVRSQAHLANYLGIDQWAAVIGGSLGGMQVLQWAIDQPDRLRHAIIIAAAPKLSTQNIAFNEVARQAIMSDPEFHNGRYYDHNVVPRRGLMLARMLGHITYLSDDAMRAKFGRELREGKLNFGFDVDFQIESYLRYQGKSFVDRFDANTYLLMTKALDYYDPASEHNNDLAQAMRSAKAKFLVISFTSDWRFSPARSEEIVHALLDEKKDVTYAEVEANHGHDAFLMPIPTYTEILTAYMQRVANEVKA